Proteins from one Candidatus Planktophila sp. genomic window:
- a CDS encoding VOC family protein translates to MRLDHVSYVTSHDQLADTVQRLGSRLGSTFVDGGVHPRFGTRNFTLPLQNGHYIEVVCPLDHPASDSSPFGMAVSRRAAEGGGWLTWVVAVDDVAAIETRLGRSAVEGHRTKPDGTDIRWRQIGVLGTLEDRQLPYFIEWTENHHPSTDGKAVAKILKVEIAGDEKTITDWLGSDAAAALGSNVEVVWLSPAENEGENGIVAVHLSTPTGIVRLD, encoded by the coding sequence ATGCGCTTAGACCATGTTTCATACGTAACCTCCCATGATCAATTGGCCGACACTGTTCAGCGCTTAGGTTCGCGTCTTGGCAGTACTTTCGTCGATGGCGGAGTCCACCCAAGATTTGGTACTCGCAACTTCACACTGCCGCTTCAAAATGGCCACTACATAGAAGTTGTATGTCCACTCGATCACCCAGCATCAGATTCATCACCATTTGGAATGGCCGTCTCACGAAGGGCTGCAGAAGGCGGCGGTTGGCTTACATGGGTAGTTGCTGTCGATGATGTTGCCGCAATTGAAACTCGTTTAGGTCGCTCGGCAGTTGAAGGTCACCGCACAAAACCAGATGGAACTGATATTCGTTGGAGGCAGATTGGCGTTCTTGGAACTTTAGAGGACCGTCAACTTCCATATTTTATTGAGTGGACTGAAAACCACCACCCATCAACAGATGGAAAAGCCGTTGCAAAGATATTAAAAGTTGAAATCGCTGGAGATGAAAAGACTATTACTGATTGGCTGGGCTCTGATGCCGCCGCAGCACTTGGCAGTAACGTAGAAGTTGTTTGGCTATCACCTGCTGAAAATGAAGGTGAAAATGGAATCGTTGCTGTGCATCTGAGTACGCCTACCGGCATTGTTCGCCTCGACTAA
- a CDS encoding DUF2384 domain-containing protein, translating into MAGVKKEKQAVSGKRSIKIKADADGIYLVNAQMRTKKLAAIFGNNSLARIIQVNQSQTSRWSEGDEQASLINQQKLIDLDYIIDQLSLTLYPDQIEQWLQNPNAHLGGASPINVFQVNGLASVIPAISALSTGAFA; encoded by the coding sequence ATGGCCGGAGTTAAAAAAGAGAAACAAGCAGTGTCTGGAAAGCGGTCAATAAAGATTAAGGCAGATGCCGATGGCATTTATCTGGTTAATGCCCAAATGCGCACGAAAAAATTAGCCGCAATTTTTGGTAATAACTCTCTTGCCCGAATAATTCAGGTCAACCAAAGTCAAACGTCTCGTTGGAGTGAAGGTGATGAACAAGCATCGCTTATCAATCAACAAAAACTCATCGACCTTGATTACATTATCGATCAATTATCCTTAACTTTATATCCTGATCAAATAGAACAATGGTTGCAAAATCCGAACGCACATTTAGGCGGAGCATCCCCTATCAATGTATTTCAAGTTAATGGTCTTGCCTCTGTGATTCCCGCAATAAGTGCATTGTCAACTGGGGCATTTGCATAA
- a CDS encoding alpha/beta hydrolase produces the protein MSLPVEQETGLEILKNKCALVIAITALLLSSCSSTARAPFPTASNDVSKLAWKSCNGGFQCATLKVPIDYSDASLGEFDIAVLRYRDQNQHERLGSLVVNPGGPGVSGIEFALNAEFLLNPEILERYDIVGFDPRGVGQSTAIQCLNASEQDALLSGDPKPDNDAEFAQAIIETQSFIDECVDKVPNLAHFSTRDAAHDMELLRQSLGDAKLNYMGFSYGTYLGTLYAQDFPEKVGRFVLDGAIHPGISIEQQTLVQAIGFDKALANFMTDCFKNENCPLPIDATPQFFIDLFSRVSNQPLTTTDKTTRQKRQITEGLVVTGTAAALYDDETGWPQLRNAISQALLGDGTGFAQLADGYNGRKSDGTYKDNQNDANIIINCLDWQQIRSNEAIRLASAKFAKAAPVFGPYVAFSGITCNTLNRRINRTVITIDHNSAQIENTATPVLIIGTTQDPATPYLWAKALAAYIKGSRLVTLRGEGHTGYGRGSACTDDAVDAYLVSGDIPTQNITCTQ, from the coding sequence GTGTCCTTGCCCGTTGAACAAGAGACAGGTCTTGAAATCTTAAAAAATAAATGCGCGCTAGTTATTGCAATAACTGCTCTCTTACTCTCAAGTTGTTCGTCAACTGCTAGGGCACCATTTCCAACGGCTAGCAACGACGTTTCGAAATTAGCGTGGAAAAGTTGTAACGGTGGTTTTCAATGCGCGACGTTAAAAGTTCCTATCGACTACAGCGATGCTTCACTGGGTGAATTCGATATTGCAGTACTTCGCTACAGAGATCAGAATCAGCATGAGCGACTTGGTTCACTCGTCGTTAACCCAGGTGGACCTGGAGTAAGCGGGATTGAATTCGCCCTTAACGCCGAATTCCTTCTGAACCCTGAGATCTTGGAGCGCTATGACATCGTAGGCTTTGACCCACGTGGGGTAGGCCAATCCACGGCTATTCAATGCCTAAACGCCTCAGAACAAGATGCCTTGCTATCTGGTGATCCAAAGCCCGATAACGACGCCGAATTCGCTCAGGCGATCATTGAGACCCAAAGCTTTATAGATGAGTGTGTAGATAAGGTACCCAACCTTGCTCACTTTTCAACACGCGATGCCGCCCACGACATGGAGCTACTGCGCCAAAGCCTCGGTGACGCGAAACTCAACTACATGGGTTTTTCATATGGAACATATTTAGGAACTCTATATGCCCAAGATTTTCCAGAGAAAGTGGGCCGTTTTGTTTTAGATGGAGCTATTCATCCAGGTATTTCAATTGAGCAACAAACATTAGTTCAAGCTATTGGATTTGATAAAGCCCTCGCTAACTTTATGACCGATTGTTTTAAAAATGAGAACTGCCCATTGCCTATTGATGCAACCCCACAATTCTTTATCGATCTGTTTAGTAGAGTTTCGAATCAACCATTAACAACAACTGATAAAACTACAAGGCAGAAGCGTCAGATAACAGAGGGACTCGTTGTGACAGGGACGGCAGCCGCACTCTATGACGATGAAACAGGTTGGCCGCAATTACGAAATGCAATTTCACAAGCGTTACTCGGAGATGGAACGGGTTTTGCTCAGTTGGCCGATGGGTACAACGGGCGAAAGAGTGATGGAACATATAAAGACAATCAAAATGATGCCAACATAATTATTAACTGCTTAGATTGGCAGCAGATTCGAAGTAATGAAGCCATCCGTCTGGCTTCAGCGAAGTTTGCTAAGGCCGCTCCAGTATTTGGTCCCTATGTTGCCTTTAGCGGAATCACATGCAACACATTGAATCGGAGAATTAATCGTACGGTGATTACCATTGATCACAACTCTGCTCAAATTGAAAATACAGCGACCCCTGTTCTGATTATCGGAACTACCCAAGATCCTGCGACACCATATTTGTGGGCCAAAGCACTTGCCGCCTACATTAAAGGCTCTCGTTTAGTCACTTTACGCGGTGAAGGCCATACCGGCTATGGCCGGGGCTCTGCCTGTACTGATGACGCCGTAGATGCATATCTGGTATCTGGCGATATTCCGACTCAAAACATTACCTGCACCCAGTAA
- a CDS encoding DNA polymerase III subunit delta', producing the protein MSSITSVYENLVGQAHVVEILQKAVASTRNGESNSEEGINNQMVHAWLFTGPPGSGRSTAAIAFAQALVCPNDGCGVCNACRSVVHGAHPDVEVVRTEGLSIKVDEVRELLARVAWAPSMGGWRIVVMEDADRLTESAANALLKAIEEPGSRTVWLLCAPTLHDVLPTIRSRCRHVQLVTPSTAAVARVLENRDGINPAMADFAARVSQGHIGRAKYLAKNEAVRNTRTTIMKLPLSLKGISSAFAAAQTLIDLATEQAQTSADERNQSELDALSLAYGKGATGRGMASGASKAIKELEKEQKTRSTRMVRDSLDAALLDIATFYRDVMMVQAGSVDALINKEIEHQITTYAKNTKAHMTIHKINAIMEARTNLSHNAAPLLTIEALMCVLAR; encoded by the coding sequence GTGAGCTCAATAACGAGCGTTTACGAGAATTTAGTTGGACAAGCCCATGTGGTTGAAATTTTACAGAAGGCAGTAGCCTCAACAAGAAACGGCGAGAGCAACTCTGAAGAGGGAATAAATAACCAGATGGTCCATGCCTGGCTCTTTACCGGTCCGCCAGGATCTGGCCGATCAACGGCCGCTATAGCTTTTGCTCAGGCCCTTGTTTGTCCAAACGATGGCTGCGGAGTATGCAATGCCTGTCGCAGCGTCGTACATGGCGCACACCCCGATGTTGAGGTTGTGCGTACAGAGGGTTTATCGATCAAGGTTGATGAGGTGCGCGAACTCCTAGCCCGCGTTGCATGGGCGCCTTCGATGGGCGGCTGGCGAATAGTAGTGATGGAAGATGCTGATCGACTAACCGAATCTGCGGCAAACGCGCTACTAAAAGCGATTGAGGAGCCTGGCAGCCGCACGGTCTGGCTTTTGTGTGCACCGACTTTGCATGATGTTTTGCCGACGATTCGTAGCCGATGCCGTCACGTGCAGTTAGTTACACCTTCGACTGCCGCCGTTGCACGGGTTCTGGAAAACCGCGATGGAATCAATCCGGCGATGGCTGACTTTGCCGCCCGCGTAAGTCAAGGACATATCGGTCGTGCGAAATATTTAGCTAAGAACGAAGCGGTGCGCAACACCCGCACCACGATTATGAAACTTCCGCTTTCATTGAAAGGAATCTCATCGGCCTTTGCAGCGGCCCAAACGCTGATCGATCTAGCAACGGAACAGGCACAAACATCAGCTGATGAGCGTAACCAGAGTGAGTTAGATGCTTTATCCCTTGCTTATGGAAAAGGTGCAACCGGTCGCGGTATGGCAAGCGGCGCCAGCAAAGCAATTAAAGAGTTAGAGAAAGAGCAAAAAACTCGTAGCACACGAATGGTTCGAGATAGCCTTGATGCTGCGCTTCTGGATATTGCGACTTTCTACCGCGATGTCATGATGGTGCAAGCCGGTAGCGTTGATGCATTAATAAACAAAGAGATCGAACATCAGATCACCACATATGCTAAAAACACTAAGGCGCACATGACGATACATAAGATCAATGCAATTATGGAGGCACGCACGAACTTGAGCCACAATGCTGCGCCACTCCTAACCATCGAAGCTCTAATGTGTGTCCTTGCCCGTTGA
- the tmk gene encoding dTMP kinase, whose translation MSRTLPNPAAPAQDLTRGVLAIRPFRKLWNSMVFSSLGDWLGLLATTALAQQLSGGDYTTANFAIAGVFIARLLPAVFLGPIAGVIADRFDRRKLMVACDVIRSALYISIPLAQNYFWLYTATILVECVTLFWSPAKEASVPNLVPREKLESANQVSLLAAYGTAPIAAALFTLLSLFTSAFVAIIPGFSATAVDVALYVNAASFAFAAFTIFNLHEIPKGAAAKHATETGILKSLLEGWKAVSSSKIIRGLVVGMVGAFIAAGAVIGLARTFVGDLGGGEAAYGVLFGAVFTGLAGGIAFGPKIFAQFSRRRLFGASLTIAGLFLVVLAAIPNLVLAVFTVITLGAFSGISWVTGFTMLGMEVADDVRGRTFAFVQSLIRVVLVGVLAIAPLIAAAVGQNTFRFQNTQVSYNGASVTILLAGLIASLIGMASYHQMKDRPNISLWSDISNALKGELGSITGEPTKGIFIAFEGGEGIGKSTQAKLLKAWLEQEGESVVLSREPGGSDLGIEIRKILLSHSTGDISPRAEALLYAADRANHVFKVIRPALARGDVVISDRYFDSSIAYQGAGRILEPGEVARISRWATESLFPTLTIIIDLPAEIGLARLHNKDRLESQPLDFHERVRQEFIQLSLLDPERYFIVDGNQSIDEIHTAIISRVSEIAALKRNAREDKGALLLRPIRAVNKAVRSTAQRTSASATKAVKSSTQAVRKSATKAGKKPVVKKAATKK comes from the coding sequence ATGTCTAGAACTCTGCCAAACCCTGCCGCTCCGGCGCAGGATCTAACAAGGGGTGTTCTAGCGATTAGGCCCTTTCGAAAACTCTGGAACTCGATGGTCTTTTCCTCACTTGGTGATTGGCTGGGCCTTTTAGCAACAACAGCGTTAGCTCAACAACTCTCTGGCGGAGATTACACAACAGCGAACTTTGCCATTGCTGGTGTATTCATTGCACGATTATTACCCGCGGTTTTCTTAGGTCCAATCGCGGGTGTAATCGCCGATCGCTTTGATCGGCGTAAATTAATGGTCGCGTGTGATGTTATACGCTCTGCACTGTACATTTCCATACCACTGGCACAAAATTATTTTTGGTTATACACGGCAACTATTTTAGTGGAATGCGTAACGCTCTTTTGGTCGCCGGCTAAAGAGGCATCTGTTCCAAATCTTGTTCCGCGTGAAAAATTAGAGTCGGCTAATCAAGTCTCTTTGCTTGCCGCATATGGCACTGCGCCAATTGCCGCAGCTCTATTTACTCTACTCTCGCTCTTTACATCGGCCTTTGTCGCAATCATTCCGGGTTTTAGTGCAACGGCCGTTGATGTTGCACTGTATGTAAATGCAGCTAGCTTCGCTTTCGCCGCATTTACAATTTTCAACTTACATGAAATCCCTAAGGGTGCTGCAGCAAAACATGCCACCGAAACTGGAATTCTTAAATCCTTACTTGAAGGCTGGAAGGCCGTTAGTTCATCTAAAATTATTCGCGGCTTGGTCGTTGGAATGGTTGGCGCATTTATCGCCGCCGGCGCGGTTATCGGTTTAGCCCGAACTTTTGTTGGAGATTTAGGTGGAGGAGAAGCCGCCTATGGCGTACTTTTTGGCGCAGTTTTTACCGGTTTAGCTGGCGGTATTGCATTTGGTCCTAAGATTTTTGCACAGTTTTCTCGGAGACGATTATTTGGCGCATCACTAACAATCGCTGGCCTTTTTCTCGTTGTACTTGCGGCTATCCCTAACCTAGTTCTTGCCGTATTTACCGTTATTACATTAGGCGCTTTCAGTGGAATTTCATGGGTCACTGGCTTCACGATGCTAGGTATGGAGGTCGCTGACGATGTTCGCGGACGGACTTTTGCCTTCGTGCAAAGCCTGATCCGCGTGGTTTTAGTAGGCGTTTTAGCTATTGCCCCCTTGATCGCCGCCGCAGTTGGTCAAAACACATTTAGATTTCAAAACACACAGGTAAGTTATAACGGAGCCTCGGTAACAATTCTCCTTGCCGGTCTTATCGCTTCGTTAATCGGTATGGCCTCATATCATCAAATGAAAGATCGCCCAAATATCTCTCTCTGGTCAGATATTTCAAATGCACTTAAAGGTGAACTTGGCAGTATTACTGGCGAACCAACCAAGGGAATATTCATCGCCTTTGAAGGCGGCGAAGGCATTGGAAAATCTACGCAAGCGAAGTTATTGAAAGCATGGTTAGAACAAGAGGGCGAAAGCGTTGTTTTATCCCGCGAACCTGGGGGAAGTGATTTAGGAATTGAGATTCGAAAGATTTTACTCTCTCACTCAACTGGCGACATCAGTCCAAGGGCTGAGGCTTTGTTGTATGCCGCCGATCGCGCAAACCATGTCTTTAAGGTTATACGCCCAGCCCTTGCCAGAGGCGATGTGGTCATTAGTGATCGATACTTTGATTCATCGATTGCATATCAAGGCGCGGGTCGAATTTTAGAGCCTGGAGAAGTCGCTCGAATTTCGCGCTGGGCAACAGAGTCTCTATTTCCAACGCTTACAATAATCATCGACCTACCAGCAGAAATAGGCCTGGCGCGTTTACACAACAAAGATCGTTTGGAATCACAACCCTTAGATTTTCACGAACGTGTTCGACAGGAGTTCATACAACTCTCACTCTTAGATCCAGAACGATATTTCATTGTCGATGGCAATCAATCGATTGATGAAATACATACTGCAATTATCTCTCGTGTCAGTGAGATAGCCGCACTTAAGCGCAACGCCCGAGAAGATAAAGGCGCACTATTGCTGCGTCCAATACGCGCAGTTAATAAAGCGGTTAGGAGTACAGCTCAAAGGACTTCAGCAAGTGCAACGAAAGCCGTGAAGAGCAGTACTCAAGCGGTAAGAAAATCTGCCACAAAGGCGGGCAAGAAGCCTGTAGTGAAAAAGGCGGCCACCAAGAAGTGA
- a CDS encoding type II toxin-antitoxin system prevent-host-death family antitoxin has translation MTTAAKKTKKSGPSEKSAEATITTQTVGVRELRQSASKILDQVKDGVVFEITEHGVPVARLVPITKSLYEEYIAAGLIIPAENPITHFEVPTFKLKGKKTSTELLMEIRAEARY, from the coding sequence ATGACCACAGCGGCAAAAAAAACAAAGAAGTCAGGACCTTCTGAGAAAAGTGCAGAAGCAACTATCACTACACAAACAGTCGGCGTTCGCGAACTTCGCCAATCGGCATCAAAAATATTAGATCAAGTAAAAGATGGCGTTGTATTTGAAATCACAGAGCATGGAGTTCCAGTTGCTCGATTGGTTCCAATTACTAAATCTCTCTATGAGGAATATATCGCTGCAGGATTAATCATTCCTGCAGAAAATCCCATAACACATTTCGAGGTACCAACGTTCAAATTGAAGGGTAAGAAAACTTCCACTGAACTTCTTATGGAGATTCGCGCAGAGGCACGCTATTGA
- a CDS encoding type II toxin-antitoxin system VapC family toxin: MSWYADSSALLKLLIVEKESVALTDFIDFTIKSSVLTRVEVIRTLHKIAPEKITDAQIILDGIDLTPVNPAILNVAENFSPSITLKSLDALHIATVIFLDKSVEGVITYDKAMIKNAKELGIKVISPGMK; encoded by the coding sequence TTGAGTTGGTACGCAGATAGCTCTGCGCTTCTTAAGCTGCTAATTGTAGAGAAGGAGTCCGTTGCCTTAACAGATTTTATTGATTTCACAATAAAGAGTTCTGTTTTAACTCGAGTAGAGGTGATTCGTACACTTCACAAAATTGCTCCGGAAAAGATCACTGACGCTCAAATAATTCTTGATGGAATTGATTTGACTCCTGTAAATCCCGCTATCCTGAATGTAGCTGAAAACTTCTCTCCTTCAATAACTCTGAAATCATTAGATGCACTCCATATAGCAACAGTGATCTTCTTAGATAAATCAGTTGAGGGTGTTATAACGTATGACAAAGCCATGATTAAGAACGCTAAAGAACTAGGGATTAAAGTTATATCCCCTGGTATGAAGTAG
- the topA gene encoding type I DNA topoisomerase: protein MAKVKTDLIKLVIVESPAKARKIGAYLGDGYVVEASVGHIRDLPQRAADIPKEYKKIAWAKEGVDIENDFAPLYVINPDKRAKVAELKELMKNAEELILATDEDREGEAIAWHLVEVLQPKVPIKRMVFNEITKEAIQSAVENTRDLDYHLIDAQETRRVLDRLFGYRLSPVLWKKVMPRISAGRVQSVATRLIVEKERERMAFISSGWWDLAAITALGFNARLLEVDGKKVASTSDFGADGAVKEKSLDNILLLDETGAKQLVGSLKSSSLIVKSMEESPRTERPKPPFTTSTMQQDAGSRLGWGAQITMRIAQRLYENGYITYMRTDSVNLSAQAIDAARKAAKALYGADHVADSPRIYQGKTKNAQEAHEAIRPAGESFKTPGELASELSRDEFALYDLIWKRTVASQMADAKKLQMRVDFDAQTNDGKATIFRANGSVITFAGFLAAYDEINTEENKEEESEGKRLPAMALGQTVKVNEYTCEGHETKSPARYTEPTLVKKLEELGIGRPSTFASIIQTIQDRGYVYKRGRALVPTFLAFSVTGLLETHFTKLVDYEFTASMEEDLDKIASGEAGRVDWLRDFFYGVDGQPGLNELSADLGVIDARATNTMNLSDTIEIRVGRYGAYLQENLPDEERKLANIPESLAPDELTLAKAIELLEAPSGERDLGIDPATGFPVIAKSGRFGPYITEVLPVVEPELTATGKKKRKKADAPKAKTASLLSTMTLDTVTYEDALQLLALPRTLGTNSAGDEITVQNGRYGPYLKAGVDSRTLTSEDQLFSLTLDEALEIYSKPKERRRGVAKPPVKELGVDPVSAKPLIIKDGRFGMYVTDGETNATLRRGDTAEGMTLERGLELLAGRRAWEAENGPSPKKSRKKAAAKPKKGDTAPTLTKNVIKKAGAKKAAKKAASGKAITKNAE from the coding sequence ATGGCAAAAGTAAAAACTGACCTGATTAAGTTGGTGATTGTCGAATCACCGGCAAAGGCCAGGAAGATTGGCGCCTACCTCGGCGACGGATACGTCGTCGAGGCTAGCGTCGGGCATATACGTGATCTCCCTCAGCGTGCAGCCGATATCCCAAAAGAGTATAAAAAAATCGCTTGGGCTAAAGAGGGCGTCGATATCGAAAACGATTTCGCCCCCCTATATGTCATTAACCCAGATAAGCGGGCCAAGGTCGCTGAGTTAAAAGAGCTCATGAAAAACGCCGAAGAATTAATTCTGGCAACGGATGAGGATCGCGAAGGCGAAGCTATCGCCTGGCACCTAGTCGAGGTCCTGCAACCCAAAGTGCCGATTAAGCGCATGGTCTTTAACGAGATCACTAAAGAGGCGATTCAATCGGCCGTTGAAAATACCCGCGACTTGGATTACCACTTAATCGATGCTCAGGAAACTCGCCGCGTACTGGATCGTTTATTTGGTTACCGACTCTCACCTGTTTTATGGAAAAAAGTTATGCCGAGAATTTCAGCTGGGCGTGTGCAATCCGTTGCAACGCGTTTAATCGTTGAGAAAGAGCGCGAACGCATGGCCTTTATCTCATCGGGCTGGTGGGATTTAGCGGCAATCACGGCGCTGGGTTTTAACGCACGTTTATTAGAAGTTGACGGGAAAAAAGTTGCGTCAACAAGTGACTTTGGTGCCGATGGAGCGGTAAAAGAAAAATCTCTTGACAATATTTTATTACTCGATGAAACCGGTGCTAAGCAGTTAGTTGGTTCACTTAAATCCTCATCGCTCATTGTTAAGTCAATGGAGGAAAGCCCACGAACCGAGCGCCCTAAGCCACCTTTTACAACATCGACGATGCAACAAGATGCGGGCAGCCGACTTGGTTGGGGTGCACAGATAACAATGCGCATCGCGCAACGTTTATATGAAAACGGTTACATCACTTACATGCGTACCGATAGCGTCAACTTATCTGCTCAAGCTATCGATGCGGCACGCAAGGCTGCAAAAGCACTCTATGGCGCTGATCATGTTGCAGATAGCCCACGCATATATCAAGGTAAAACTAAAAATGCACAAGAGGCGCATGAAGCCATCCGCCCAGCGGGAGAAAGCTTTAAAACCCCTGGAGAGTTAGCCTCAGAACTATCACGTGATGAGTTCGCACTCTATGACTTAATCTGGAAACGCACCGTTGCATCGCAGATGGCCGATGCAAAGAAACTACAGATGCGTGTTGACTTTGATGCACAAACAAATGACGGCAAAGCAACTATCTTCCGCGCTAATGGATCGGTGATTACTTTTGCCGGCTTCTTAGCGGCCTATGATGAAATCAACACTGAAGAAAACAAAGAGGAAGAGAGCGAAGGTAAGCGCCTACCTGCGATGGCGCTTGGCCAAACCGTTAAAGTTAATGAATACACCTGCGAAGGCCATGAAACCAAGTCCCCAGCCCGTTATACCGAACCGACCCTTGTTAAGAAGTTAGAAGAGCTCGGTATTGGCCGCCCATCGACTTTTGCATCGATTATTCAAACGATTCAAGATCGTGGTTATGTCTATAAGCGTGGCCGCGCATTGGTGCCAACTTTCTTAGCTTTTTCAGTAACTGGTCTGCTTGAAACGCACTTCACAAAGCTAGTTGATTATGAGTTTACCGCCAGCATGGAAGAGGATCTAGACAAGATTGCCTCCGGTGAAGCTGGACGCGTGGATTGGCTGCGGGATTTCTTTTATGGTGTCGATGGACAGCCAGGATTAAATGAATTATCTGCAGACCTTGGTGTTATTGATGCACGAGCAACTAACACCATGAACTTATCTGACACGATTGAAATTCGTGTAGGTCGATACGGTGCATATTTGCAAGAGAACTTGCCCGATGAAGAGCGTAAGTTAGCAAATATCCCTGAGTCATTAGCACCCGATGAGTTAACACTTGCAAAAGCAATTGAGTTATTAGAGGCACCATCAGGTGAGCGCGATCTAGGAATTGATCCTGCAACTGGATTTCCTGTGATTGCAAAGAGCGGACGCTTTGGTCCATACATCACTGAAGTTCTACCCGTTGTTGAACCAGAGTTGACTGCAACTGGAAAAAAGAAGCGAAAGAAGGCCGATGCACCTAAAGCTAAAACTGCATCACTTCTTTCCACAATGACACTTGACACCGTTACCTATGAAGATGCGCTACAACTTCTCGCACTTCCGCGAACCCTAGGAACAAATTCAGCTGGCGATGAGATTACAGTGCAAAACGGACGTTATGGGCCGTACTTAAAGGCTGGTGTTGATAGCCGCACGTTGACCTCTGAAGATCAATTATTTTCATTGACTCTGGATGAAGCGCTAGAAATTTATTCGAAACCTAAAGAGCGACGCCGTGGTGTGGCTAAACCGCCAGTTAAAGAGTTAGGCGTGGATCCAGTAAGCGCGAAACCATTAATTATTAAAGATGGACGTTTCGGCATGTATGTCACAGACGGTGAAACAAATGCAACGCTTCGCCGAGGCGATACGGCAGAGGGCATGACTCTTGAGCGTGGATTAGAGCTCCTAGCGGGTCGCCGAGCCTGGGAGGCCGAAAACGGACCTTCGCCTAAAAAATCCCGGAAGAAGGCGGCTGCGAAGCCAAAGAAGGGCGACACCGCACCAACACTTACTAAGAATGTTATAAAGAAAGCTGGCGCTAAGAAGGCGGCGAAAAAAGCTGCGTCAGGAAAAGCGATAACGAAAAATGCAGAGTAA